Proteins from one Gibbsiella quercinecans genomic window:
- the serS gene encoding serine--tRNA ligase, whose translation MLDPNLLRNELDAVAEKLARRGFKLDLDLLRSQEERRKVLQVETETLQAERNSRSKSIGAAKARGEDIEPLRREVSELGEKLDAAKTELEQLQNTIRDYALTIPNLPDDAVPNGKDDSENLEVSRWGEPRQFDFPVRDHVELGEMASGLDFAAGVKLSGARFVVMKGQIARMHRALAQFMLDLHTEQHGYQEAYVPYLVNHASLYGTGQLPKFGEDLFHTRPLEEEAATSNYALIPTAEVPLTNLMRDEILDEETLPQKLTAHTPCFRSEAGSYGRDTRGLIRMHQFDKVEMVQIVRPEDSMDALEELTGHAEKVLQLLNLPYRKVLLCTGDMGFGSCKTYDLEVWLPAQNTYREISSCSNMWDFQARRMQARCRNKAEKKPRLVHTLNGSGLAVGRTLVAVLENYQQADGRIQVPEVLRPYMNGLEFIG comes from the coding sequence ATGCTCGATCCCAATCTGCTGCGTAATGAGCTAGACGCAGTCGCCGAAAAACTGGCTCGCAGAGGCTTCAAACTGGATCTGGATCTGCTGCGTTCGCAAGAAGAACGCCGCAAGGTTCTGCAAGTAGAAACTGAAACATTGCAGGCAGAACGTAACTCCCGATCGAAATCCATCGGCGCTGCAAAAGCGCGTGGGGAAGATATTGAGCCGCTGCGCCGTGAAGTCAGTGAACTGGGTGAAAAGCTGGATGCCGCTAAAACCGAGCTGGAACAACTGCAGAACACTATCCGCGATTATGCGCTGACCATCCCGAACCTGCCGGACGACGCCGTGCCGAACGGTAAAGATGACAGCGAAAACCTGGAAGTTAGCCGTTGGGGCGAGCCGCGCCAGTTTGATTTCCCGGTGCGCGATCACGTTGAGCTGGGCGAAATGGCCAGCGGGCTGGATTTCGCCGCCGGCGTGAAGCTTTCCGGCGCGCGCTTTGTGGTCATGAAAGGGCAAATCGCCCGGATGCATCGTGCGCTGGCGCAGTTTATGCTGGATCTGCACACTGAGCAGCACGGCTATCAGGAAGCCTACGTGCCTTACCTGGTGAACCACGCTTCGCTGTATGGTACTGGGCAACTGCCGAAGTTTGGCGAGGATTTGTTCCATACCCGCCCGCTGGAAGAAGAAGCGGCGACCAGCAACTATGCGCTGATCCCAACGGCGGAAGTGCCGCTGACCAACCTGATGCGCGACGAAATCCTGGATGAAGAAACCCTGCCGCAGAAGCTGACGGCGCATACGCCATGCTTCCGTTCGGAAGCCGGTTCTTACGGGCGCGATACCCGCGGCCTGATCCGTATGCACCAGTTTGATAAAGTTGAAATGGTGCAGATCGTCCGCCCTGAAGATTCCATGGATGCACTGGAAGAACTTACCGGCCATGCGGAAAAAGTGCTGCAGTTGCTGAACCTGCCATACCGCAAAGTGCTGTTGTGCACCGGTGATATGGGCTTTGGTTCCTGCAAAACCTACGATCTTGAGGTTTGGCTGCCGGCACAGAACACCTACCGTGAAATCTCTTCCTGTTCCAATATGTGGGATTTCCAGGCACGCCGCATGCAGGCGCGTTGCCGCAATAAGGCAGAGAAAAAGCCGCGTCTGGTACATACGCTGAACGGTTCCGGCCTGGCTGTAGGCCGTACCTTGGTCGCGGTGCTGGAAAACTACCAGCAGGCCGACGGCCGCATTCAGGTGCCTGAAGTGTTGCGCCCTTATATGAACGGTCTTGAGTTCATCGGCTGA
- a CDS encoding DNA translocase FtsK 4TM domain-containing protein, whose translation MSQEYTEDKEVTLKKLSSGHRLLEAVLIVVAIFAVYLMVALVSFNPSDPSWSQTAWHEPIHNIGGGVGAWMADTLLFTFGVLAYAIPPIMIILCWAAYRQRDTRDYIDYFALSLRLIGTLALILSSCGLAALNVDDLYYFASGGVIGSLLSNAMLPWFNGIGATLVSLCIWAVGLTLFTGWSWLVIAEKMGGVVLGMLTFMSNRSRRDDRYLDDDEDEQAPGEKPPLGKEAAALANSIGAAQDDDVLFSAPSVNERVQDTAQADDAAEDEQQAQPDAQPVAEHSEPTAPEAPVASTEPQAPAAEAAAPPQTPPLYSFELPEETPAPKTPQAAAYQEDDEPRLGNWNAPVQPERTPHSPFDFSAAQRDEDIGADFDFNTVGAKPAAPSAAEVAAASTTFMPAFSATSDDNPQVKQGIGPELPRPNPVRIPTRRELASYGIKLPSQRQAEQEQRNHAPEPQGAHGAEDDDNEAMQAALRQEFLAQQNARYGEQSSQADDEDALQEAALSQAFAEQQQTRYGQQDEELAQPTASNPVDTRNAFSFSPIADLVDEGPKAPLFTLSPQEAEAAAQPLAQSQPATPADAPSTPIAQQPVQHGYSQPPAHPGSQAQPVQQAPAAQQPAMDSLIHPFLMRNDQPLQKPTTPLPTLDLLAAAPKEVEPVDMFALEQKARLVEASLADYRVKADVVDILPGPVITRFELDLAPGVKAARISNLSRDLARSLSTSAVRVVEVIPGRPYVGLELPNTKRQTVYLREVLDCPAFRDSPSPLSVVLGKDISGEPVVADLGKMPHLLVAGTTGSGKSVGVNAMILSILYKATPKEVRFIMIDPKMLELSVYEGIPHLLTDVVTDMKDAANALRWCVAEMERRYKLMSALGVRNIAGYNERIDQAEAMGRPIPDPFWKPTDSMDITPPTLEKEPYIVVMVDEFADLIMTVGKKVEELIARLAQKARAAGIHLVLATQRPSVDVITGLIKANIPTRIAFTVSSKIDSRTILDQGGAESLLGMGDMLYLAPNSSIPVRVHGAFVRDQEVHAVVKDWKARERPQYKEGILSGGEDGEGGGIEGDEELDPLFDQAVEFVVDKRRASISGVQRQFRIGYNRAARIIEQMEAQGIVSEQGHNGNREVLAPPRHG comes from the coding sequence TTGAGCCAGGAATACACAGAAGACAAAGAAGTCACCCTAAAAAAACTCAGCAGTGGGCACCGCCTGCTTGAAGCTGTGTTGATTGTGGTGGCGATTTTCGCCGTTTATCTTATGGTTGCGCTGGTCAGCTTCAATCCGTCTGATCCGAGCTGGTCGCAAACGGCGTGGCATGAACCTATCCATAACATTGGGGGTGGCGTTGGCGCCTGGATGGCCGATACGTTGCTCTTTACCTTCGGGGTATTGGCCTACGCGATCCCACCGATCATGATTATTCTGTGCTGGGCTGCTTATCGCCAGCGCGATACCCGTGATTACATCGATTATTTTGCACTCTCGCTACGTTTGATCGGAACGCTGGCGCTGATTCTTTCTTCATGCGGCCTGGCCGCGTTAAACGTTGACGATCTCTACTATTTCGCTTCAGGCGGCGTGATTGGCAGCCTGCTGAGCAATGCCATGCTGCCTTGGTTTAACGGCATTGGCGCCACGTTGGTGTCGCTGTGCATTTGGGCTGTGGGGCTGACCTTGTTTACCGGTTGGTCATGGCTGGTGATCGCAGAAAAAATGGGTGGAGTGGTGCTGGGCATGTTGACCTTTATGTCCAACCGCTCGCGCCGCGACGATCGCTACCTGGACGACGATGAAGACGAACAGGCGCCGGGCGAGAAGCCGCCGCTAGGTAAAGAGGCGGCGGCGCTGGCTAACAGCATTGGCGCCGCGCAAGACGATGACGTGCTGTTCTCGGCGCCATCGGTTAATGAGCGCGTGCAGGATACGGCGCAGGCGGACGACGCGGCAGAGGATGAGCAACAAGCGCAGCCGGATGCCCAGCCAGTCGCGGAGCACAGTGAACCAACTGCGCCGGAAGCGCCGGTTGCCAGCACCGAGCCGCAAGCGCCTGCCGCCGAAGCAGCAGCGCCGCCGCAAACGCCGCCGCTGTATTCATTCGAATTGCCGGAAGAAACGCCCGCGCCTAAAACACCGCAGGCTGCGGCCTATCAGGAGGACGATGAGCCTCGCCTGGGCAATTGGAACGCCCCGGTGCAGCCGGAGCGCACCCCGCATTCCCCATTCGATTTCTCCGCCGCGCAGCGTGATGAAGATATCGGCGCGGACTTCGATTTCAACACCGTAGGCGCCAAGCCGGCAGCACCTTCCGCAGCAGAAGTGGCCGCCGCAAGCACGACCTTTATGCCTGCCTTCAGCGCCACCAGCGACGATAATCCGCAGGTGAAGCAGGGGATTGGCCCGGAATTGCCGCGCCCGAACCCGGTGCGCATCCCCACCCGGCGTGAGCTGGCTTCCTATGGCATCAAGTTGCCTTCGCAACGCCAGGCCGAACAGGAACAGCGTAACCACGCGCCTGAACCACAGGGCGCGCATGGGGCGGAGGATGACGATAACGAAGCTATGCAGGCAGCGCTGCGCCAGGAGTTTTTGGCACAGCAAAATGCCCGCTATGGCGAACAATCCTCGCAGGCCGACGATGAAGATGCCCTGCAGGAAGCGGCGCTAAGCCAGGCCTTTGCCGAACAACAGCAGACGCGCTACGGCCAGCAAGATGAGGAATTGGCGCAGCCAACTGCATCAAACCCGGTCGATACCCGCAACGCGTTCAGCTTCTCGCCAATTGCCGATCTGGTCGACGAGGGGCCGAAAGCGCCGTTGTTTACCCTGTCACCGCAAGAGGCAGAGGCCGCTGCTCAGCCGTTGGCTCAAAGCCAGCCTGCTACGCCTGCCGATGCACCCTCAACCCCAATCGCCCAGCAACCGGTACAGCATGGCTATTCACAACCGCCTGCCCACCCCGGCAGCCAGGCGCAGCCGGTGCAGCAAGCGCCAGCGGCACAACAACCCGCGATGGACAGCCTGATTCACCCGTTCCTGATGCGGAACGATCAGCCGTTGCAGAAGCCAACGACGCCACTGCCGACGTTGGATCTGCTGGCGGCGGCGCCGAAAGAAGTGGAGCCGGTGGATATGTTCGCCCTGGAACAAAAAGCGCGCCTGGTGGAAGCCAGCCTGGCGGATTACCGGGTGAAGGCCGACGTTGTCGATATTCTGCCCGGCCCGGTGATTACCCGCTTCGAGTTAGATCTGGCGCCAGGGGTGAAAGCGGCGCGTATATCCAACCTGTCGCGCGATCTGGCGCGTTCGCTGTCAACCTCGGCGGTGCGCGTGGTTGAGGTGATTCCCGGCCGGCCTTATGTCGGGTTGGAGTTGCCGAACACCAAACGCCAAACGGTGTATCTGCGCGAAGTGCTGGACTGCCCGGCGTTCCGCGATAGCCCGTCGCCGCTGTCGGTGGTATTGGGTAAAGATATTTCCGGCGAGCCGGTGGTGGCCGATCTGGGCAAAATGCCGCACCTGTTGGTTGCCGGTACTACTGGCTCCGGTAAGTCGGTCGGGGTCAACGCCATGATCCTGAGCATCCTGTATAAGGCCACGCCGAAAGAAGTGCGCTTTATCATGATCGACCCGAAAATGCTTGAGCTGTCGGTGTATGAGGGGATCCCACATCTGCTGACCGACGTGGTCACCGACATGAAAGATGCTGCCAATGCGTTGCGTTGGTGTGTGGCCGAAATGGAACGCCGCTACAAGCTGATGTCAGCGCTTGGGGTGCGTAATATTGCCGGTTATAACGAGCGCATCGACCAGGCCGAAGCGATGGGCCGCCCGATCCCAGATCCATTCTGGAAGCCGACGGACAGCATGGATATCACGCCGCCGACGCTGGAAAAAGAGCCTTATATCGTGGTGATGGTGGATGAGTTTGCCGATCTGATCATGACGGTGGGCAAGAAAGTTGAAGAACTGATCGCCCGCCTGGCGCAGAAAGCGCGTGCTGCGGGTATCCACTTGGTGCTGGCGACCCAGCGCCCTTCCGTGGATGTGATCACCGGCCTGATCAAAGCCAACATCCCAACGCGCATTGCGTTCACCGTATCGAGCAAGATCGACTCACGTACTATCCTCGATCAGGGTGGGGCGGAATCGCTGCTCGGCATGGGGGATATGCTGTATCTGGCGCCAAACTCTTCGATTCCGGTTCGTGTGCACGGCGCCTTTGTGCGCGATCAGGAAGTGCACGCGGTGGTTAAGGATTGGAAAGCGCGTGAGCGGCCCCAATATAAAGAGGGTATCCTGAGCGGTGGTGAGGACGGCGAAGGCGGTGGTATCGAAGGCGACGAAGAGCTGGATCCGCTGTTTGATCAGGCGGTGGAGTTTGTGGTGGATAAACGCCGCGCCTCCATTTCCGGCGTTCAACGCCAGTTCCGTATCGGCTATAACCGCGCCGCGCGCATCATCGAACAGATGGAAGCGCAGGGCATTGTCAGCGAGCAGGGCCATAACGGCAACCGCGAGGTGCTGGCGCCGCCACGGCATGGTTAA
- a CDS encoding MFS transporter — MSAYSRPVLMLLCGLLLLTVSIAVLNTLVPLWLTHAQLSTWKIGMVSSAYFTGNLVGTLTAGKLIQRIGFTRSYHLSCLLFAVATAGMALSLDFWSWMGWRFFAGVGCAWIWVIVESALLRSGTLANRGQLLAAYMMVYYLGTVAGQILLSGVSTELMQVLPWAIALVATAMLPMLFARVGREDNTPARVAVWPMLKRRSARLGMHGCVISGMVLGSLYGLMPLYLSHQGMNDAHVGYWMALLISAGIVGQWPVGRMADRYGRLLVLRIQVFMVILASVAMLSNYGMAPSLFMLGCAGFTLYPVAMSWACEKALPHELVAMNQALLMSYTIGSLLGPSMTAMLMQNYSDRLLFVMIALVALVYLVMLLRKPDHHHTPLAAA; from the coding sequence ATGTCCGCATACTCTCGCCCAGTGCTGATGCTGCTCTGTGGTTTGTTGTTGCTTACGGTTTCGATTGCCGTATTGAATACTTTGGTCCCGCTTTGGTTAACCCACGCTCAGCTGTCAACCTGGAAAATCGGCATGGTGAGTTCGGCCTATTTTACCGGCAACCTGGTCGGCACTCTGACGGCCGGTAAGCTGATTCAGCGCATCGGTTTTACCCGCAGTTACCATCTTTCTTGTTTACTGTTTGCCGTAGCCACCGCTGGCATGGCGCTGTCATTGGATTTTTGGAGCTGGATGGGCTGGCGTTTCTTTGCCGGCGTGGGCTGCGCGTGGATTTGGGTGATCGTCGAAAGCGCCCTGCTGCGCAGCGGTACGCTGGCCAACCGTGGCCAATTGCTGGCTGCGTATATGATGGTGTATTACCTGGGCACCGTGGCCGGGCAAATCCTGCTTAGCGGCGTTTCAACGGAACTGATGCAGGTATTGCCCTGGGCGATCGCGTTGGTTGCCACGGCGATGTTACCGATGCTGTTTGCCCGCGTCGGCCGTGAAGACAATACGCCCGCACGGGTCGCCGTCTGGCCGATGCTGAAGCGCCGCAGCGCGCGCCTGGGGATGCACGGTTGTGTCATCTCCGGCATGGTGCTGGGTTCGCTATACGGCTTAATGCCGCTGTATTTATCCCATCAGGGGATGAACGATGCTCACGTTGGCTATTGGATGGCGTTGTTGATCAGCGCCGGCATCGTCGGCCAGTGGCCAGTTGGGCGCATGGCCGATCGCTATGGCCGTTTGCTGGTGCTGCGTATCCAGGTGTTTATGGTGATCCTCGCCAGCGTGGCAATGCTGAGCAACTATGGCATGGCGCCATCGCTGTTTATGCTGGGCTGCGCCGGTTTTACGCTGTACCCGGTCGCCATGTCCTGGGCCTGCGAGAAAGCGTTGCCGCATGAGTTGGTGGCGATGAACCAGGCGCTGTTGATGAGCTACACCATCGGTAGCCTGCTGGGCCCCAGCATGACCGCCATGCTGATGCAGAATTACTCCGATCGTTTACTGTTCGTGATGATTGCGTTGGTGGCGCTGGTATACCTGGTTATGCTGCTGCGCAAACCGGATCATCACCATACGCCGCTGGCTGCGGCTTGA
- the pflA gene encoding pyruvate formate lyase 1-activating protein, which produces MSVKGRIHSFESCGTVDGPGIRFIVFFQGCLMRCLYCHNRDTWDTHAGTEVTVEDLMKDTVSYRHFMNASGGGVTASGGEAILQAEFVRDWFRACHKEGINTCLDTNGFVRRYDPVIDELLDTTDLVMLDLKQMNDDIHQNLVGVSNHRTLDFARYLAKRNQRTWIRYVVVPGWSDDDKSAHMLGEFTKDMGNIEKIELLPYHELGKHKWIAMGEEYKLDGVHPPTTETMDRVKGILESYGHKVIY; this is translated from the coding sequence ATGTCAGTGAAAGGTCGCATTCACTCTTTTGAATCCTGTGGTACGGTTGATGGCCCCGGGATACGTTTTATCGTTTTCTTCCAGGGTTGTCTGATGCGCTGCCTGTATTGCCATAACCGCGATACCTGGGATACCCACGCCGGGACGGAAGTCACCGTGGAAGACCTGATGAAAGACACCGTATCCTACCGCCACTTTATGAACGCCTCCGGCGGCGGCGTTACCGCATCCGGCGGCGAAGCCATCCTGCAGGCCGAATTTGTCCGCGACTGGTTCCGTGCCTGCCATAAAGAAGGCATCAACACCTGCCTGGATACGAATGGCTTTGTTCGCCGTTACGATCCGGTCATTGATGAACTGCTCGACACTACCGATCTGGTCATGCTCGATCTCAAACAGATGAACGATGATATTCACCAGAACCTGGTCGGCGTGTCCAACCACCGTACGCTGGACTTTGCCCGCTATCTGGCGAAACGCAATCAGCGCACCTGGATCCGTTACGTGGTGGTGCCCGGCTGGTCTGACGACGATAAGTCCGCCCATATGCTGGGTGAGTTCACAAAAGACATGGGCAACATAGAGAAAATCGAATTGCTGCCTTACCACGAACTGGGCAAGCACAAATGGATTGCCATGGGGGAAGAGTACAAGCTGGATGGCGTGCACCCACCAACAACCGAGACGATGGATCGCGTAAAAGGCATCCTGGAAAGTTACGGGCATAAAGTCATTTACTAA
- the lolA gene encoding outer membrane lipoprotein chaperone LolA has product MKKLLVACCLLSGFVATSALADAAQDLQSRLAKVNSFHASFTQAVTSSDGAAVQQGEGELWVKRPNLFNWHMTSPDESVLVSDGQTLWFYNPFVEQVTATWLKSATNNTPFMLITRNSASDWKQYNIKQKGDDFELTPKSASGNLKQFAISVSNSGTIKSFAAVEQDGQRSAYSLKGQQNSGVDAAKFTFTPPKGVTLDDQRQ; this is encoded by the coding sequence ATGAAAAAACTGTTAGTTGCCTGTTGTTTGCTTTCTGGTTTCGTCGCCACTTCAGCATTGGCGGATGCCGCACAGGATCTGCAAAGCCGTTTGGCGAAGGTGAACAGTTTCCATGCCAGCTTCACGCAGGCGGTCACCAGCAGCGATGGCGCCGCCGTGCAGCAGGGTGAGGGTGAGCTGTGGGTTAAGCGCCCGAACCTGTTTAACTGGCATATGACCTCACCGGATGAAAGCGTGCTGGTTTCCGATGGGCAAACGCTGTGGTTCTATAATCCGTTTGTGGAACAAGTGACGGCGACCTGGCTGAAAAGCGCCACCAACAATACGCCGTTTATGCTGATTACCCGCAACAGCGCCAGCGACTGGAAACAGTACAATATCAAGCAGAAAGGCGATGATTTTGAATTAACGCCGAAATCGGCCAGCGGTAATCTGAAGCAGTTTGCGATTTCCGTCAGCAACAGCGGCACCATCAAGAGCTTCGCCGCCGTTGAGCAGGACGGCCAACGCAGCGCCTATAGCTTAAAAGGCCAGCAAAACAGCGGCGTTGATGCGGCCAAGTTTACATTTACCCCGCCAAAGGGAGTGACGCTGGACGACCAGCGCCAGTGA
- a CDS encoding replication-associated recombination protein A, producing MSNLSLDFSQNEFQPLAARMRPTTLAQYIGQQHLLAPGKPLPRAIEAGQLHSMILWGPPGTGKTTLAELIGRYGQADVERISAVTSGIKEIREAIERARHNRDAGRRTILFVDEVHRFNKSQQDAFLPHIEDGTITFIGATTENPSFELNSALLSRARVYLLKALTVEDICQVLEQAMNDSSRGLAGQNIELPDETRRMIAELVNGDARRALNSLEMMADMAETDARGIRQLTPALLKEVSGERSVRFDNKGDRYYDLISALHKSVRGSAPDAALYWYARIITAGGDPLYVARRLLAIASEDVGNADPRGMQVAIAAWDCFTRVGPAEGERAIAQAIVYLACAPKSNAVYTAFKAAMRDAKEMADYDVPEHLRNAPTKLMKEMGLGAEYRYAHDEPNAYAAGENYFPKEMANTRYYYPASRGLEGKIGEKLAWLAEQDQNSPTKRYR from the coding sequence GTGAGTAATCTGTCACTCGATTTTTCTCAAAATGAGTTCCAGCCGTTGGCCGCGCGTATGCGGCCAACCACGCTGGCGCAATACATCGGCCAGCAACATTTGCTGGCGCCGGGCAAACCCCTGCCGAGAGCCATTGAGGCCGGTCAACTGCATTCGATGATCCTGTGGGGGCCGCCAGGCACGGGGAAAACGACGCTGGCGGAACTGATAGGCCGCTATGGGCAGGCGGACGTCGAGCGGATCTCTGCGGTTACCTCAGGGATTAAAGAGATCCGTGAGGCGATCGAGCGTGCGCGGCACAACCGCGATGCTGGGCGCCGCACCATCCTGTTTGTTGATGAGGTGCACCGTTTCAACAAAAGCCAGCAGGACGCTTTTCTACCCCATATTGAAGACGGCACCATCACCTTTATCGGCGCAACCACCGAAAACCCTTCGTTCGAGCTGAATTCAGCGCTGCTTTCACGCGCGCGCGTGTATCTGCTAAAAGCGTTGACGGTGGAGGATATCTGCCAGGTGCTGGAGCAGGCGATGAATGACAGCAGCCGCGGCCTGGCGGGGCAGAACATTGAGCTGCCTGATGAAACGCGCCGCATGATCGCCGAGCTGGTGAACGGCGATGCGCGGCGCGCGCTGAACAGCCTGGAAATGATGGCTGACATGGCTGAAACCGATGCCCGCGGTATTCGCCAGTTGACGCCGGCGTTGCTGAAAGAAGTTTCCGGCGAGCGTAGCGTGCGGTTCGATAACAAGGGCGACCGCTATTACGATCTGATCTCGGCGCTGCATAAATCCGTGCGCGGTTCCGCGCCGGATGCCGCACTGTATTGGTACGCCCGTATCATCACCGCCGGCGGCGATCCGCTCTACGTGGCGCGCCGGTTGTTGGCGATCGCATCGGAAGACGTCGGCAATGCCGATCCGCGCGGGATGCAGGTGGCGATCGCCGCCTGGGACTGTTTTACCCGCGTTGGCCCGGCGGAAGGCGAGCGCGCTATCGCCCAGGCTATCGTATATCTGGCCTGCGCACCGAAGAGCAACGCGGTGTATACCGCATTCAAAGCGGCTATGCGCGATGCCAAAGAGATGGCCGATTATGACGTGCCGGAGCACCTGCGCAATGCGCCAACCAAGCTGATGAAAGAAATGGGGCTGGGCGCCGAATACCGCTACGCCCACGATGAGCCCAATGCCTACGCGGCGGGTGAAAACTACTTCCCGAAGGAAATGGCCAATACGCGCTACTACTACCCGGCTTCGCGCGGGCTGGAAGGGAAAATCGGCGAGAAGTTGGCGTGGCTGGCTGAGCAGGACCAAAATAGCCCGACAAAACGCTACCGCTAG
- the pflB gene encoding formate C-acetyltransferase, which produces MTELNEKLAKAWEGFSKGDWQNEVNVRDFIQKNYTPYEGDESFLAGATQATTTLWDKVMEGIKLENRTHAPVDFDTSLASTITSHDAGYISKDLETVVGLQTEAPLKRALIPFGGIKMIESSCKAYDRELDPQLKKVFTEYRKTHNQGVFDVYTPNILRCRKSGVLTGLPDAYGRGRIIGDYRRVALYGIDYLMQEKFSQFTSLQSKLENGEDLEATIRLREEIADQHRALGHIKEMAAKYGCDISGPATTAQEAVQWTYFGYLAAVKSQNGAAMSFGRVSTFLDVYFERDIKAGKLSEEQAQELIDHLVMKLRMVRFLRTPEYDELFSGDPIWATESLGGMGVDGRTLVTKNSFRFLNTLYTMGPSPEPNMTILWSEKLPLNFKKFAAKVSIDTSSVQYENDDLMRPDFNNDDYAIACCVSPMVVGKQMQFFGARANLAKTMLYAINGGVDEKMKMQVGPKEAPMMDAVLDYDKVMERMDHFMDWLAKQYVTALNIIHYMHDKYSYEASLMALHDRDVYRTMACGIAGLSVAADSLSAIKYAKVSTIRDEDGLAVDFKIEGEYPQFGNNDPRVDDIACDLVERFMKKIQKLTTYRNAVPTQSVLTITSNVVYGKKTGNTPDGRRAGAPFGPGANPMHGRDQKGAVASLTSVAKLPFAYAKDGISYTFSIVPNALGKDEDVRRTNLAGLMDGYFHHESAIEGGQHLNVNVMNREMLLDAMENPEKYPQLTIRVSGYAVRFNSLTKEQQQDVITRTFTKTM; this is translated from the coding sequence ATGACCGAACTTAACGAGAAGTTAGCCAAAGCCTGGGAAGGTTTCAGCAAAGGCGACTGGCAGAATGAAGTCAACGTTCGTGACTTCATCCAGAAAAACTATACGCCTTATGAAGGTGATGAATCCTTCCTGGCTGGCGCAACTCAGGCCACCACCACTTTGTGGGACAAAGTCATGGAAGGGATCAAACTGGAAAACCGCACCCATGCGCCAGTTGATTTCGATACCAGCCTCGCTTCTACCATTACTTCTCACGATGCCGGCTACATCAGTAAAGATCTGGAAACCGTGGTTGGTCTGCAGACTGAAGCCCCACTGAAACGCGCGCTGATCCCATTCGGCGGCATCAAAATGATCGAAAGCTCCTGCAAGGCATACGATCGTGAGCTGGATCCACAGCTGAAAAAAGTCTTCACCGAATACCGTAAAACCCACAACCAGGGCGTATTCGACGTTTACACGCCGAACATTCTGCGTTGTCGTAAATCCGGCGTGCTGACCGGCCTGCCAGATGCTTACGGCCGTGGCCGTATTATCGGTGACTACCGTCGCGTTGCGCTGTACGGTATCGACTACCTGATGCAAGAGAAGTTTAGCCAATTCACTTCGCTGCAAAGCAAACTGGAAAATGGCGAAGATCTGGAAGCCACCATCCGCCTGCGTGAAGAAATCGCCGACCAGCACCGTGCTCTGGGCCACATCAAAGAAATGGCTGCCAAATACGGCTGCGACATTTCAGGCCCAGCGACCACCGCTCAGGAAGCCGTGCAGTGGACCTACTTCGGCTATCTGGCTGCGGTTAAATCGCAGAACGGCGCTGCAATGTCCTTCGGCCGCGTGTCTACCTTCCTCGACGTTTACTTTGAACGTGATATCAAGGCAGGCAAGCTGAGTGAAGAACAGGCTCAGGAACTGATCGACCACCTGGTCATGAAACTGCGTATGGTTCGTTTCCTGCGTACGCCGGAATATGATGAGCTGTTCTCCGGCGACCCAATCTGGGCCACCGAATCACTGGGCGGTATGGGCGTTGACGGCCGTACCCTGGTCACCAAAAACAGCTTCCGTTTCCTGAACACCCTGTACACCATGGGGCCGTCTCCGGAACCGAACATGACCATCCTGTGGTCTGAAAAACTGCCACTGAACTTCAAGAAATTCGCGGCGAAAGTGTCCATCGATACTTCTTCCGTTCAGTACGAAAACGACGACCTGATGCGCCCAGACTTCAACAACGATGACTACGCCATCGCCTGTTGCGTCAGCCCAATGGTTGTGGGTAAACAAATGCAGTTCTTCGGCGCGCGCGCTAACCTGGCGAAAACCATGCTTTACGCCATCAACGGCGGCGTTGACGAAAAAATGAAAATGCAGGTTGGCCCGAAAGAAGCGCCAATGATGGATGCAGTGCTGGACTATGACAAAGTCATGGAACGCATGGATCACTTTATGGATTGGCTGGCCAAACAGTATGTGACCGCGCTGAACATCATCCACTACATGCATGATAAATACAGCTACGAAGCATCACTGATGGCGCTGCACGATCGCGACGTTTACCGCACCATGGCCTGTGGTATCGCCGGCCTGTCTGTGGCTGCCGACTCCCTGTCCGCCATCAAATACGCGAAAGTTTCCACCATCCGTGACGAAGACGGCCTGGCGGTAGACTTTAAAATTGAAGGCGAATATCCACAGTTCGGTAACAACGATCCGCGCGTTGATGACATCGCCTGCGATCTGGTTGAACGTTTCATGAAGAAAATTCAGAAACTGACCACCTACCGCAACGCAGTGCCAACGCAGTCTGTACTGACCATTACCTCTAACGTGGTTTATGGTAAGAAAACCGGTAACACCCCGGATGGTCGCCGCGCTGGCGCGCCATTTGGTCCTGGCGCCAACCCAATGCACGGCCGCGATCAGAAAGGTGCTGTGGCTTCCCTGACTTCCGTAGCTAAACTGCCGTTTGCCTACGCGAAAGACGGTATCTCCTACACCTTCTCCATCGTGCCTAATGCGTTGGGTAAAGACGAAGATGTGCGCAGAACCAACCTGGCAGGCCTGATGGACGGTTACTTCCACCATGAGTCCGCTATCGAAGGTGGCCAGCACCTGAACGTTAACGTGATGAACCGCGAAATGCTGCTGGATGCGATGGAAAACCCTGAGAAATATCCTCAGTTGACCATCCGCGTATCTGGTTACGCCGTGCGTTTCAACTCGCTGACCAAAGAACAGCAACAGGACGTTATCACCCGTACCTTCACCAAAACCATGTAA